The following proteins come from a genomic window of Proteinivorax hydrogeniformans:
- a CDS encoding DUF2164 domain-containing protein, with product MSSKIKLENEIKKNMIEEIKYYFQKERDEELGDLAAGLILDFFIEKIGPEIYNQGVYDSYQLMTDRVEDLLAIQKK from the coding sequence ATGAGTAGCAAAATAAAACTAGAAAATGAAATTAAAAAGAACATGATAGAAGAAATCAAATATTATTTTCAAAAAGAAAGAGATGAAGAGCTAGGGGACTTAGCCGCTGGACTGATTTTGGACTTTTTCATAGAAAAAATTGGACCGGAAATTTACAATCAAGGAGTTTACGATTCATATCAGCTAATGACAGATAGGGTAGAGGACCTCTTAGCTATACAAAAGAAATAA
- the purD gene encoding phosphoribosylamine--glycine ligase — translation MRVMVIGAGGREHVLCEKIAQSPSVETVYWVGTAPKPDLHKIKIISEIDVKDFKQLADFAKNNDVDFTVVGPELPLTEGIVDYFQKNNLLIFGPSKEAAQLEGSKTFAKQIMEDGNVPTASYIKVKDLNHGQELMDSMGLPLVFKVDGLAGGKGVIIVNEKEQGKRELKKLMESHPNQKVFAEEFLEGRELSFIVLVSKNKAFPLVPAQDYKRAYDNDKGPNTGGMGAIASNRLIDEDLNQEIMSKIISPTLASLQKRQMEFTGVLYAGLMLTNNGPKVLEYNTRFGDPETQAILQLIDEDLAILIKNCINGELDKQPKIMDKEAMTVVLAMDGYPAKYPKGVEIIEKDLKDCHLYHSGTILEGGKLLTNGGRVLNLVSVADNVTQCRNKIYKEVSSISFDGKMYRRDIGQDFDGN, via the coding sequence ATGCGTGTTATGGTTATAGGTGCTGGAGGGCGAGAGCATGTACTTTGTGAAAAAATAGCTCAAAGTCCTTCGGTTGAAACAGTATATTGGGTAGGAACTGCCCCTAAGCCTGATTTGCACAAGATAAAAATAATCTCTGAGATTGATGTTAAAGATTTTAAACAGTTAGCGGATTTTGCTAAAAATAATGATGTTGATTTTACAGTTGTAGGACCGGAGTTGCCTTTGACTGAAGGTATCGTCGATTATTTTCAGAAAAACAATTTGCTGATTTTTGGGCCTTCAAAGGAGGCAGCACAACTAGAGGGCAGTAAAACCTTTGCCAAGCAGATAATGGAAGATGGAAATGTCCCTACAGCATCTTATATAAAGGTAAAGGACTTAAACCATGGTCAAGAACTTATGGACTCAATGGGGCTTCCGTTGGTATTTAAGGTTGACGGTTTAGCCGGTGGAAAAGGTGTCATCATCGTTAATGAAAAAGAACAAGGCAAGAGAGAGCTTAAAAAACTGATGGAAAGTCATCCTAATCAAAAGGTTTTTGCTGAAGAATTCCTTGAAGGAAGAGAGTTGTCCTTTATTGTGCTAGTAAGCAAAAATAAAGCTTTCCCGTTGGTGCCTGCACAAGACTACAAACGTGCTTACGATAATGATAAAGGTCCTAACACCGGTGGGATGGGAGCTATCGCCAGCAATCGCTTAATAGATGAGGACCTTAACCAGGAAATTATGTCTAAAATTATTAGCCCTACTTTAGCTAGTTTACAAAAGCGTCAGATGGAATTTACCGGTGTATTATATGCTGGACTGATGTTAACTAACAATGGACCAAAGGTGCTAGAGTATAACACAAGATTTGGAGACCCCGAAACACAAGCTATTTTGCAGCTTATTGACGAAGACTTAGCTATATTAATTAAGAACTGTATAAACGGAGAACTAGATAAGCAGCCAAAGATTATGGATAAAGAAGCTATGACGGTAGTGCTAGCCATGGATGGTTATCCAGCAAAATACCCTAAAGGTGTAGAGATAATCGAAAAGGATCTAAAAGACTGTCACCTGTACCACAGCGGCACCATCTTAGAAGGTGGAAAACTTTTAACAAATGGTGGTAGAGTGCTAAACCTTGTCTCGGTAGCAGATAATGTAACCCAATGCCGTAATAAAATTTACAAGGAAGTTAGTAGTATTAGCTTTGATGGAAAAATGTATAGAAGAGATATCGGACAAGATTTTGATGGAAATTAA
- the purH gene encoding bifunctional phosphoribosylaminoimidazolecarboxamide formyltransferase/IMP cyclohydrolase produces the protein MKIKRALISLWDKEGAEKLAKSLQQMGVEIVSTGNTAKFLEENGVEVTPVEKVTGSPEILDGRVKTLHPKIHGGILAKESTAHQAELDKLDIKRIDLVAVNLYPFTEVIKSKDTDLDTALENIDIGGPTMVRAAAKNYKKCVVLVDTQDYNLVLDELKNEDDVSTELRKKLAVKAFSHTAKYDGAITEYLSQGEYLSILAKKKDALRYGENPHQQADVFSNPNDKSVSLINANKLNGKELSYNNYNDADAALNAVVEFGTEKPAVVAVKHATPCGIGQAENLKDAFIKARKCDEKSIFGGIVAVNTKVDEDTAKEMNQIFLEIVIAPSFTKEALEVLKKKKNLRLLEVDMSKEEASWEFKSINGGLLRQSKNQSKFLTEDIKVACGDLPKDKMEEILFAYKSVKHVKSNAIAVIKGTATVGLGCGATKRIDAAYKALEQAKENGGGEILASDAFFPFEDVVNAAANYNIKYILQPGGSKNDHLSIEACKKHGITMILTKMRHFKH, from the coding sequence GTGAAGATAAAAAGAGCGCTAATCTCACTGTGGGATAAAGAAGGAGCAGAAAAGCTAGCTAAAAGCTTACAACAGATGGGAGTAGAGATAGTTTCTACCGGAAATACCGCTAAATTTTTAGAGGAAAATGGCGTGGAGGTAACCCCTGTGGAAAAGGTGACGGGATCTCCTGAAATACTAGACGGCAGGGTAAAAACGTTGCACCCTAAGATTCATGGGGGCATTTTGGCAAAGGAAAGTACTGCTCATCAAGCTGAGCTTGATAAGCTGGATATAAAGAGAATTGATTTGGTGGCAGTTAATTTATACCCCTTTACAGAGGTAATTAAATCGAAAGATACCGACTTAGACACAGCCTTAGAAAACATTGATATAGGCGGACCAACAATGGTAAGAGCTGCTGCTAAAAATTACAAAAAGTGTGTGGTGTTAGTAGATACACAAGACTACAACCTCGTTTTAGATGAGCTTAAAAATGAGGACGACGTGTCAACAGAGCTGAGAAAGAAGCTTGCAGTAAAAGCTTTTAGTCATACCGCCAAGTATGATGGTGCTATAACTGAATACCTATCTCAAGGAGAATATCTAAGCATCTTAGCAAAGAAAAAAGATGCCTTAAGATATGGCGAAAACCCTCACCAACAGGCAGATGTATTCTCTAACCCCAACGACAAGTCGGTATCCCTTATAAATGCAAATAAACTTAACGGAAAAGAACTTTCATACAACAACTATAACGATGCAGACGCTGCGCTAAATGCAGTGGTGGAGTTTGGGACTGAAAAACCAGCTGTGGTAGCTGTAAAGCACGCAACTCCATGTGGTATTGGTCAAGCTGAAAACCTAAAGGACGCTTTTATAAAGGCACGAAAATGTGATGAAAAGTCGATCTTTGGTGGGATTGTAGCGGTAAATACAAAAGTAGATGAGGATACAGCTAAAGAAATGAATCAAATCTTTTTAGAAATAGTGATTGCTCCAAGTTTTACCAAAGAAGCCTTGGAAGTTCTAAAAAAGAAAAAGAACCTAAGGTTACTAGAAGTTGATATGAGTAAAGAAGAGGCAAGTTGGGAATTTAAGTCCATAAACGGTGGACTGCTAAGACAAAGTAAAAATCAAAGCAAATTTTTAACTGAGGATATCAAGGTAGCCTGTGGTGATCTACCGAAAGATAAAATGGAAGAAATCCTATTTGCTTACAAATCAGTAAAACATGTAAAATCAAATGCAATAGCAGTAATAAAAGGGACAGCCACCGTCGGATTAGGATGCGGGGCCACAAAGAGAATCGATGCCGCCTACAAAGCTTTAGAGCAAGCCAAAGAAAATGGTGGTGGAGAGATTTTAGCTTCAGACGCTTTCTTCCCTTTTGAAGATGTAGTAAACGCAGCAGCAAATTACAATATTAAATACATTCTACAACCAGGCGGCTCTAAAAATGATCACCTGTCGATAGAAGCCTGCAAAAAACATGGAATAACAATGATACTAACAAAAATGAGACATTTTAAACACTAA
- the purN gene encoding phosphoribosylglycinamide formyltransferase — MKKLVVMASGKGSNFATILDHVKKDEINGRISALIVDKTCGAEEIAKKHNIPVFKLKTRDFTEELIKILAKVSPNYILLAGFMRILKKEVVDRYPNQIINVHPSLLPAFPGLNAVQQALNYGVKVTGCTMHFVDDKLDHGPIIAQESVSVSENDCAESLLAKIQTKEHKLYPQVVKLLCDDKITIKNRTVYVEEEKK, encoded by the coding sequence ATGAAGAAACTAGTGGTAATGGCGTCGGGAAAAGGTAGTAATTTTGCCACGATACTAGACCATGTAAAAAAAGATGAAATAAACGGAAGAATATCCGCGCTGATTGTGGATAAAACGTGCGGGGCAGAAGAGATAGCCAAAAAGCACAATATCCCAGTTTTTAAACTTAAAACTAGGGACTTTACCGAAGAACTTATAAAAATTTTAGCAAAGGTCAGCCCTAACTACATTTTATTGGCTGGCTTTATGCGTATCTTAAAAAAAGAAGTGGTGGATAGATACCCTAACCAAATTATAAACGTACACCCTTCCTTGCTACCAGCTTTTCCTGGTTTAAATGCTGTACAGCAGGCATTAAACTACGGTGTTAAGGTTACAGGTTGTACAATGCACTTTGTAGATGACAAACTTGACCACGGTCCAATAATAGCTCAGGAGTCTGTAAGCGTAAGTGAAAATGATTGTGCAGAAAGCTTACTTGCTAAAATTCAAACCAAAGAACATAAGCTTTACCCACAAGTTGTAAAACTTCTTTGTGACGATAAAATAACCATAAAAAATCGAACGGTATACGTAGAGGAGGAGAAAAAGTGA
- the purM gene encoding phosphoribosylformylglycinamidine cyclo-ligase: MKFNYKSSGVDIEKADKMVDTYSDLAKSTTTEGVVGGLGGFGGMFQLDTSKYKQPILVSGTDGVGTKLELAIKYNAHSVVGQDVVAMCVNDIITCGAKPLFFLDYLAVGKLEPGTVKQLLEGITSACKKSEMALVGGETAEMPGFYAPSKYDVAGFSVGVVEKDNIIDGSKCKAGDVVIGIASNGIHSNGFSLVRKLIEHYPELEEDIDDILTPTEIYVPVAQKLIDELEVKAMAHITGGGIFNNIPRVLPEGLSCEIYTEKIDTPKIFKKMQSLGKIDDQEMYTTFNMGVGYVVVVPQDEADKALELIDAAGHSASCVGKLIDGSKKVILK, encoded by the coding sequence ATGAAATTTAATTACAAATCATCAGGAGTAGATATAGAAAAAGCAGATAAGATGGTGGACACTTACTCAGACCTAGCAAAATCTACAACTACAGAAGGCGTGGTAGGTGGTTTAGGCGGATTTGGGGGGATGTTTCAGCTAGACACCTCAAAGTACAAACAGCCTATCTTAGTATCTGGAACCGATGGTGTTGGTACCAAGCTAGAACTTGCCATTAAGTACAATGCCCACTCGGTGGTCGGTCAAGATGTAGTTGCCATGTGTGTAAACGATATAATTACCTGTGGGGCCAAACCCCTGTTTTTCTTAGATTATTTAGCTGTAGGCAAGCTAGAACCTGGTACAGTTAAACAACTTTTAGAGGGTATTACATCTGCCTGTAAAAAGAGCGAGATGGCCCTTGTAGGTGGGGAAACAGCAGAAATGCCAGGATTTTATGCACCATCAAAATATGATGTGGCTGGCTTTTCAGTGGGTGTTGTTGAAAAAGACAATATTATAGATGGCTCAAAGTGTAAAGCAGGGGATGTAGTTATCGGCATAGCTTCAAACGGTATCCACTCCAATGGCTTTTCTCTAGTGAGAAAGTTAATAGAGCATTATCCTGAGCTTGAAGAAGACATAGATGATATATTAACTCCTACAGAAATTTATGTTCCCGTTGCACAAAAGCTTATAGACGAGTTAGAGGTTAAGGCCATGGCGCATATAACCGGAGGTGGAATTTTTAATAACATTCCTAGAGTGCTGCCAGAAGGTTTAAGTTGTGAAATTTATACAGAAAAAATTGATACTCCTAAAATATTTAAAAAGATGCAAAGTTTAGGTAAAATAGATGATCAAGAAATGTACACCACATTTAACATGGGTGTAGGTTATGTTGTAGTTGTTCCACAAGATGAAGCGGACAAAGCCTTAGAGTTAATCGATGCTGCAGGACATAGTGCTAGCTGTGTAGGAAAACTTATAGACGGTAGCAAGAAAGTGATTTTGAAATGA
- the purF gene encoding amidophosphoribosyltransferase: protein MKDNLDRMPEECGVFGIFGAKDVASSLYYGLISLQHRGQESAGIVVSDGKNIKSHKGIGLVDEVFKDFKSNEYKGHLGIGHVRYSTSGGGSIENCQPLLFKCKLGQAALAHNGNLVNASTLRHQLEQQGSIFHSTNDSEVIAHLLSRASSDDLEGAITSALGQVRGAYSLLLMTEDKLIAIRDPLGIRPLVLGKRGNEYIVASESCALDIVGAKMVREIEPGEMLTISSEGLQWDNILYSKKRAFCSFEYIYFSRPDSDFMGKNVHAVRKNLGKVLAKYHPAEGDIVTGVPDSSLSAAAGLAEGLGIPYESALIRNRYVGRTFIKPSQEGRIAGVNLKLNVINSVIKGKRVIMVDDSIVRGTTSRKIVEMLKQGGAKEVHVRISAPPVTHPCHLGIDTSSQGELLAANNSLKEMTKAIKADSLAFLTPKQLLEGIGVDDGLCDACFTGNYPVKMGCCK from the coding sequence GTGAAGGATAATTTAGACAGAATGCCGGAGGAGTGTGGAGTTTTCGGCATATTTGGCGCAAAAGATGTAGCATCCTCTCTTTATTATGGACTTATTTCCTTGCAGCATAGAGGGCAAGAAAGTGCGGGAATCGTGGTAAGTGACGGTAAAAACATTAAAAGTCACAAAGGAATAGGTTTAGTTGATGAAGTTTTTAAAGATTTTAAAAGTAATGAATATAAGGGCCACTTAGGTATAGGGCATGTGCGATACTCAACGTCAGGGGGAGGCAGTATAGAAAACTGCCAACCCCTACTATTTAAATGTAAACTTGGTCAGGCAGCTTTAGCCCATAATGGCAACCTAGTAAATGCAAGCACGCTACGTCATCAGTTAGAGCAGCAAGGGTCTATATTTCATAGCACAAACGATAGCGAAGTGATCGCACACCTGCTTTCACGGGCAAGTAGTGATGACCTAGAAGGCGCAATTACTTCCGCCTTAGGTCAAGTAAGGGGAGCTTATTCACTTTTACTGATGACAGAGGATAAGCTAATCGCCATCCGTGATCCTTTGGGAATTAGGCCCCTTGTGTTAGGTAAACGAGGTAATGAATATATAGTAGCTTCTGAAAGCTGTGCATTAGATATAGTTGGGGCTAAGATGGTGCGAGAAATCGAGCCAGGCGAAATGCTAACTATCTCATCTGAGGGTCTGCAGTGGGATAACATCTTATATAGCAAAAAAAGGGCTTTTTGTTCTTTTGAATATATCTACTTCTCTCGCCCTGACAGTGATTTTATGGGCAAAAACGTTCACGCTGTACGCAAAAACCTAGGCAAGGTCTTGGCAAAGTACCATCCGGCAGAAGGGGATATTGTCACAGGTGTGCCGGATTCTTCATTATCTGCTGCAGCCGGCCTAGCGGAAGGGTTAGGTATCCCTTATGAATCAGCTCTTATCCGCAACAGATATGTCGGCAGGACATTTATAAAACCTAGTCAAGAAGGTAGAATAGCCGGCGTTAACCTAAAGTTAAATGTTATAAATAGCGTAATAAAAGGAAAAAGAGTTATCATGGTAGATGATTCTATAGTAAGGGGTACCACCAGCCGCAAAATTGTAGAAATGCTAAAGCAAGGTGGTGCCAAAGAGGTGCATGTCCGGATATCAGCTCCGCCAGTAACTCATCCTTGTCATTTAGGCATCGACACCTCCTCTCAAGGAGAGCTACTAGCTGCAAATAACAGCTTAAAAGAAATGACTAAAGCGATAAAAGCAGACAGCTTAGCCTTTTTGACACCAAAGCAGCTACTAGAGGGAATAGGAGTAGATGATGGTCTTTGTGACGCATGCTTTACCGGCAACTATCCAGTGAAAATGGGGTGCTGCAAATGA
- the purL gene encoding phosphoribosylformylglycinamidine synthase subunit PurL, which translates to MDNVWQSVGLTEHEYNTICEHLGRKPNDLELNMYGVLWSEHCSYKHSKPLLKHFPTEGDKVVQGPGENAGIIDIGDNKGLAFKIESHNHPSAVEPFQGAATGVGGIVRDIFSMGARPVAILNSLRFGDIKSPRTQYLLDGVVSGISHYGNCLGIANVGGEVYFDESYQQNPLVNAMCLGLVDLDKIKKGTAKGPKNLVMLVGASTGRDGIAGASFASADLEEDTESSRPQVQVGDPFMEKLLLEACLELIDNENIVGVQDLGAAGLTSACCEMAERSGTGMKINLDNVHLREQHMNATEIMLSESQERMLYVVKPEGAEEVKRAFEKWDLSASIIGEVTEDGIISMYHKGRLEGKIPAKSITEGVPVRKPEAKKPKYIEEMPKTPASLGELNHNSMWTEMISHPNVASKKWVYQQYDQHVGTNTVLSPGQNAGVFRIKETNKGIGVTTDCNPQYPYLSPYNGGMNVVLEAYRNLTATGITPAAVTDCLNFPNPEDSENYWVYSNVVKGMAEATKVLDTPVVGGNVSLYNEGPTHKILPTPVVGMVGITEDVEKTVTSAFKGDNHLIYLIGDINYNLSGSLAQNITNDKVEGEVDKPNLEQEKQISKKLISAINKPLVKSAVDISQGGLAVAVMKSSVKGQIGAELNLKADDLNGTLYGEHGGYLVTVSPKDKEQFEKHMEPVAVRKIGKTVGDKVMVNNYDSQIVSLEIAQLAKLYNNYLQGVMDSEG; encoded by the coding sequence ATGGATAATGTATGGCAAAGCGTAGGACTTACAGAGCATGAATACAACACAATTTGCGAGCACTTAGGGCGTAAACCAAACGACTTAGAGTTAAATATGTACGGTGTGCTGTGGAGCGAGCACTGTTCATATAAACATTCAAAACCCCTATTAAAGCACTTTCCCACAGAAGGGGATAAAGTAGTTCAAGGACCTGGTGAAAATGCAGGTATTATAGATATCGGAGATAACAAAGGCCTTGCTTTCAAAATTGAAAGTCATAACCATCCTTCAGCAGTTGAACCATTCCAAGGAGCAGCAACAGGAGTTGGAGGTATTGTTAGAGATATATTCTCTATGGGTGCAAGACCTGTAGCTATTTTAAACTCTCTCCGTTTTGGAGATATCAAAAGTCCTAGAACTCAGTATCTTCTAGATGGAGTGGTAAGCGGAATTTCTCACTATGGAAACTGTCTTGGCATAGCTAACGTTGGTGGTGAAGTTTACTTTGATGAAAGCTATCAGCAAAATCCCTTGGTTAATGCTATGTGTCTTGGTCTTGTCGATTTAGACAAAATTAAAAAAGGAACTGCAAAAGGACCTAAAAATCTTGTCATGCTAGTAGGTGCAAGCACCGGTAGAGATGGTATAGCAGGGGCCTCCTTTGCATCTGCAGATCTAGAAGAGGACACTGAAAGTAGTCGTCCACAAGTTCAGGTGGGAGATCCATTTATGGAAAAGCTTTTGCTAGAAGCTTGTCTTGAGCTTATAGATAATGAAAATATAGTAGGTGTACAGGACTTAGGTGCTGCTGGACTAACTTCTGCCTGCTGTGAAATGGCAGAAAGAAGCGGTACAGGAATGAAGATTAACCTAGATAATGTTCATTTAAGAGAGCAGCACATGAACGCCACAGAAATAATGCTTTCTGAATCTCAAGAACGTATGCTTTATGTAGTTAAGCCCGAAGGGGCTGAAGAAGTAAAAAGAGCTTTTGAGAAGTGGGACCTATCCGCCAGCATAATTGGTGAGGTAACGGAGGACGGAATTATTTCTATGTATCACAAAGGTAGGCTTGAAGGAAAAATTCCAGCAAAGTCCATAACAGAGGGCGTTCCTGTAAGAAAGCCGGAAGCTAAAAAACCTAAATATATCGAAGAGATGCCTAAAACCCCAGCTAGTTTAGGTGAGCTTAATCATAATAGTATGTGGACAGAGATGATATCACATCCTAACGTAGCTTCGAAAAAATGGGTATATCAACAGTATGATCAGCATGTAGGTACCAACACGGTATTATCTCCTGGGCAAAACGCCGGAGTATTTCGTATAAAAGAAACAAACAAAGGCATTGGAGTAACTACCGATTGTAATCCTCAATATCCGTACCTATCTCCATATAATGGTGGCATGAATGTAGTGTTAGAGGCCTATCGTAACCTAACAGCTACAGGTATAACACCAGCAGCTGTAACTGATTGTCTTAACTTTCCAAATCCCGAAGACAGTGAAAACTATTGGGTTTACTCCAACGTGGTTAAGGGAATGGCAGAAGCTACTAAGGTGCTAGACACACCTGTGGTAGGCGGTAATGTAAGTCTGTATAACGAAGGACCAACTCATAAAATTCTGCCGACACCAGTTGTAGGAATGGTTGGAATCACTGAAGACGTAGAAAAAACTGTAACTTCAGCCTTTAAAGGTGATAATCATCTTATTTATTTAATTGGAGATATCAATTACAACTTAAGCGGTAGCTTAGCCCAAAACATTACAAATGATAAGGTGGAGGGAGAAGTTGATAAGCCTAATTTAGAGCAGGAAAAACAGATTTCTAAAAAGCTAATTTCTGCTATAAACAAACCACTTGTTAAATCTGCTGTAGACATCTCACAAGGTGGCCTGGCAGTAGCAGTAATGAAAAGCAGTGTAAAAGGACAAATTGGAGCTGAGCTTAATCTAAAAGCTGATGATTTAAATGGAACGCTTTATGGTGAGCACGGAGGTTATTTAGTAACTGTTTCTCCTAAAGACAAAGAGCAGTTTGAAAAACATATGGAACCTGTAGCTGTGAGAAAGATAGGCAAAACAGTAGGTGACAAAGTTATGGTAAATAACTATGATAGCCAGATAGTTTCTTTAGAAATAGCTCAGCTTGCGAAACTTTACAATAACTATCTGCAGGGAGTGATGGACAGTGAAGGATAA
- the purQ gene encoding phosphoribosylformylglycinamidine synthase subunit PurQ: MNFGVVVFPGSNCDKDAQYAVESLGHSCQLIWHKDTDLPKDVDCIILPGGFSYGDYLRSGAIARFSPIMEAVKKFAEDDGIVVGICNGFQILVESGLLPGALMKNKSTKFICKEQSLKVVNNKTVFTNQYQQDESISLPIAHGDGNYYVPESKYEEIKKNNQILFTYNDNPNGSSYGIAGVKNEKGNVMGMMPHPERAVDSILGGEDGVKIFQSIISHHQGRGQQNG; the protein is encoded by the coding sequence ATGAATTTTGGTGTGGTGGTTTTTCCTGGTTCAAATTGCGACAAAGATGCACAGTATGCTGTGGAAAGCTTAGGACATAGCTGTCAGCTTATATGGCATAAAGATACTGATTTGCCAAAGGATGTAGACTGTATAATACTTCCTGGAGGTTTTTCGTACGGTGATTATCTACGAAGCGGTGCCATCGCAAGATTTTCCCCCATTATGGAAGCTGTTAAAAAGTTTGCAGAAGATGATGGTATTGTAGTAGGTATTTGCAACGGTTTTCAAATCTTAGTAGAAAGCGGCTTGCTTCCTGGAGCTTTAATGAAAAATAAAAGCACCAAGTTTATTTGCAAAGAGCAATCCCTTAAGGTAGTCAACAATAAAACAGTATTTACAAACCAGTACCAGCAAGATGAAAGCATTAGCCTACCTATAGCCCATGGAGATGGAAACTATTATGTGCCTGAGTCGAAGTATGAAGAAATCAAAAAAAACAACCAAATCTTATTTACCTATAACGACAACCCCAATGGTTCGTCATACGGTATTGCAGGGGTAAAAAACGAAAAAGGAAATGTCATGGGTATGATGCCACACCCAGAGCGTGCAGTAGATAGCATCCTAGGCGGAGAAGATGGGGTTAAAATTTTCCAATCTATAATCAGTCACCATCAGGGGAGGGGGCAGCAAAATGGATAA
- the purS gene encoding phosphoribosylformylglycinamidine synthase subunit PurS: MYNGKVTVQYRNGILDPQAQAIHRAVKSLGYDSVQEVEQRKEFFLKLDCASKDQANKELDEICQKLLANPAIEDYEYTVEEE, from the coding sequence ATGTATAACGGCAAAGTAACTGTTCAGTATAGAAATGGTATTTTAGACCCTCAAGCTCAGGCAATACACAGAGCTGTAAAAAGTCTTGGTTACGACAGCGTACAAGAGGTTGAGCAAAGAAAAGAGTTTTTTCTAAAGTTAGATTGTGCAAGTAAAGATCAAGCAAATAAAGAGTTAGATGAAATTTGCCAAAAGCTGTTGGCTAATCCAGCTATAGAGGACTACGAATATACTGTGGAGGAGGAGTAG
- the purC gene encoding phosphoribosylaminoimidazolesuccinocarboxamide synthase → MKKLEELYRGKAKKVYYTDDKDILWLEYTDALTAGDGDKVGSEQDKGKLNNKISALLFDYLKEQNVDNHFVKQISDNEMLVKKVEILPVEVVIRNYAAGSICRRLGLEQKMEMPFPLVEFFYKNDDLKDPLINKEHIKLMNLATEQQVEKMEEISLKVNEILKQLFDDINVVLVDYKLEFGVTNDGKLILSDEISPDTCRLWDKETLESLDKDIFRQDKGSVMDKYTEIYDRIKGRLN, encoded by the coding sequence GTGAAAAAATTAGAAGAGTTATACAGAGGGAAAGCTAAAAAGGTTTATTATACAGATGACAAGGATATTTTGTGGCTAGAATATACCGATGCACTTACAGCTGGTGATGGAGACAAGGTAGGCAGCGAACAGGACAAAGGAAAATTAAACAACAAAATTTCAGCATTGTTATTTGACTACCTTAAAGAGCAGAACGTAGACAATCACTTTGTTAAGCAAATTTCTGATAACGAAATGCTAGTTAAAAAGGTGGAAATTTTACCGGTAGAAGTGGTTATTAGAAACTATGCTGCTGGTAGCATTTGCAGGCGTTTAGGTCTTGAGCAGAAGATGGAAATGCCTTTTCCTTTAGTGGAGTTTTTCTATAAAAATGACGACTTAAAAGACCCCCTTATAAATAAAGAGCATATTAAGCTAATGAACCTAGCAACTGAGCAGCAAGTAGAAAAAATGGAAGAAATATCACTAAAGGTTAATGAGATATTAAAGCAGCTTTTCGATGATATAAACGTGGTGCTTGTTGATTATAAATTGGAGTTTGGTGTGACAAACGATGGGAAGTTAATTTTATCTGATGAGATTTCCCCTGATACCTGTCGTCTTTGGGATAAAGAAACCTTGGAGAGTTTAGATAAAGATATTTTTAGACAAGACAAAGGCTCTGTAATGGATAAATACACCGAAATATACGACAGAATCAAAGGGAGGCTTAACTAA